In the Deinococcus sp. NW-56 genome, CCCTGGCGGGCGCCCCCGCCCTGGCCCAGATGGACCACAGCCAGCACGGTCGGCCCGCCAGCACCAGCGCCGCCCCGCACGTCATGACCGACCTGGACGCCCTCGCGCCCCTGAGCGGCAAAGCTTTCGACCGTGCCTACCTCTCCATGATGATCGGCCACCACCAGGGCGCGATCGACATGGCCCGCGCCGTGCAGGGCAAGGTCAAAGACCCGCAGGTCAAGGGATGGGTGGCGAACGTCATCCGCGACCAGACCAGCGAGATCAGGGACATGACCGCCTGGCTGAAGACCTTGGGGGGCACCGACACGAGGATGCAGGCGATGATGGCAACCGGCATGAAGGGGATGGTCACGCCGCTGCGGGCCGCGAAAGACCCTGACCGGGCCTTTGTGCAGGGGATGCTGCCGCACCACGCCTCGGCGCTCGACATGGCGAACCTCGCCCTGCAAAAGAGCGGCGACGCCCGCGTGCTGCGGCTCTCGCGCGACATCATCAAGGCGCAGGCGGACGAGATGTACGCCTTCAAGGGCTGGCTGGCCCGGCGCTAGAGCGCCCGGTCGCCTACCCTGGGGGCAGCCATGGCCCGCATCCTGATCGTCGACGACGACCCCGCCATCCTGGAGATCCTGGGAGCCTACCTGCGGGCCGAGGGGCACACCGTGCTGGAGGCGGCCGACGGCCCCAGCGGGCAGGATCGGCTGGCCGGGGCGGACCTCGCCGTCCTCGACTGGATGCTGCCGGGGCTGAGCGGCCTGGAGCTGGCCCGCGAGCAGCGCCGCGCCCACCCCGACTTCCCGATCCTGCTGCTCACCGCGCGGGGCGAGGAGGAGGACAAGCTGCGCGGGCTGGAGGTCGGCGCGGACGACTACGTCACCAAGCCCTTCTCGCCGCGCGAGGTGGTCGCGCGGGTGCGGGCCCTGCTGCGCCGCGCCCGCCTGCACGACCGGGTGTCGGCGGGCGGCCTGCACCTCGACGAGCGGACCCGCACCGCCACGCTCGACGGGGAAGGCCTCAGCCTCACGCGGCTGGAGTTCGACCTGCTGCTCACCCTGGCCCGTCATCCCGGCTTCGTGTGGTCGCGCGACCGGCTGCTGGAGCGGGTCTGGGGGCCGGACTTCCCCGGCGTGGAGCGGGTGGTGGACGTGCATATGGCGGGGCTGCGCCGGAAGCTGGGGGAGAACCCCGAGCAGCCGCGCTTTATCGAGACGCTGCGCGGGGTCGGCTACCGCTTCCGGGACGAGGCGTGAGGCCCACCCGATGAAGCTCTTTCCCCGGCTCTTCCTGGGGCACCTGCTGGTGGTGCTGGTCGCGCTGGGTGCCCTGCTGCTCGTCGCGGAGCTGACCGCTCCCAGCTTCTACCGGCATCACGTCGAGCAGATGGTCACGCTGCTGGGGCCGGAGGGACGGGAACTGCGGCCCGACCTGGAGCGCGGGATGCGCCAGACGCTGAACCGCGCCCTGCTGGCCGCCCTGCCCTTCGCGGTGGTCGGCGCGGCGATGACCTCCTGGCTGACCTCCCGGCGCATCGTGCGCTCGGTCCAGCTGCTGGGCGAGGGCAGCCGCGACCTGGCGGGCGGGCACTACCGCCGCCGCCTGCCGGAGACGGGGCGCGACGAACTCACGGACCTCGCGCACAACTTCAACGTGATGGCGGGGTCGCTGGAACGGGTCGATCAGGACCGGGTGGCCCTGATCGGCAACGTGGGGCACGAACTCCGCACGCCGCTGGCCGCCCTGCGCGGGTACACCGAGGCCATCACGGACGGCGTGATGCCCCCCGAACGGGCCGCGCTCGCCATCCGCCGCGAGGTCCGGGCGATGGAGCGCCTCGCCCGCGACCTCAGCCTGGTGTCGCGCGTCGAGGCGGGCCGGGTGGAGCTGCACCCCACGGCCTTCAGCGCCCGCAGCCTGCTGGAGGCAGCGGCCGAGCGCTTCGGGGAGGCCTACGCCGGGCGGGGCGTCACGCTGACCGTCCGGGAGGAACCGGACGCCGGGCCGGTGCGGGCCGACCCCGAGCGGGCCTTGCAGGTGCTGTCGAACCTGCTGTCCAACGCGCTGCGCCACACGCCGCCGGGGGGACAGGTCACGCTGGCGGCCGAGCCTGCGGGGGAACGGGTCCGTTTCCGCGTGCAGGACACCGGGCACGGCATCGGGCCGGAACATCTCGCGCGCATCTTCGAGCGCTTCTACCGGGCCGACCCCGCCCGCACCCGGGGCGAGGGCAGCGGGGTGGGCCTGACCATCGCCCGCGGCCTCGCCCAGCAGATGGGGGGCGAGATGGACGTGGAGTCCGGACCCTCGGGGTCGGTCTTTTTCTTCTTCCTGCCGCGGGTGACGGGAGCGTCCCCGCCGGGCGGCAACGCAGAAGGTCGACACGACGAGGCCTGACCGCCGTGGGACCAGGCGTCCTACCACATCATCCTGCCGCGCCCGCCGAACCACTCGGCCCGCCACCGCATCATCTGGAAGTTCTCCTCGTGCTGCGTGCGGGCGATACTCAGCGCAAAGGGCCGCACCTCCGGATGCCGCACCAGATTCCGGGCCAGCAGTTGCTGCGACATCATGATCGCGCCCATGTGATGCAGCGGCATGTCGGCCAGGAAGGCGCGGTCGAGGGCGTCCCCGGTCAGGCCGCGCAGGTCGCGCATCATGGGGCCGGGCGCGGGGCGGGGGGCCGCGTCCGGGTACCACGCCCGCAGCCAGCGCTGCATCTGCTCGGTCTCGGCCGTCTGGGTGGCGATGATCTGCCGGGCGAAAGCCCTCAGCTCGGGGCGCCGCGTACCCGCCAGCAGGACCTGCGCGGCATTGATGGCCTCCTGGTGGTGCGGAATCATGCCGGCGAGATAGGCGGACTCGCTGGTGACCGCTGCCACCATGCCGACGCCCATATGGCCCATCCCAGGCCCCATCATGCCCGGACCCCCCATGGGGGTGAAGCTGCCCTGTCCCAGGGTCGCCCCGGCTGCGCCCAGGGTGAGCGCGGCGGCCAGCCAGACCAGGGGTGGGCGGAAGGAGAGGCTCGACTTCATGGTGACCTCCTGGCGTGGAGCCGGGGGAGGTAGGCACGGTTCCCCGGCTTCAGCCTCAGTGTGGGCCGGTTGTGTTCAGCTCCGGTAAGGGGCCGGGGCGGGAGGCCCGTCAGGCGGGACGGGGATGACCGAGATCAGCCTCGCCGTATCGGGGATGTCCAGAAGGGGCGCTCCCCGGCGCTCAGCGCAGTCGCAGGGTGGTCACGCAGGTGTCGCTGCCCGGCAGCGTCGCCAGGGTTCCGCGCGTGGTCCTGCCCTGGGCGGTGAGCGTCACGTTGTACCGCTGGCCCCGGGGCAACCACACTTCCAGAAAGCCGTTGTCCAGTGTCCTCACGGTCTTGCGCAGCACCGTCTTGCCCGACGGGGTCGTGACGTGGACGTTGACCGGCGTGTTCACCAGTTCCCCCTGGCAGCCCGAGGTGAAGTGCGTCTTGCACGGGTGGGTCTGGTGGATATAGGGCGCGATCGCCACCACCATCTGGGCCCTGGGCAGCGCGACCGCCCTCTTCCGGCCGTCCGGGAACGTGAAGTGGACGGCCCCGGAGGTCACGTAGCTTTGCAGTCCACCCTGGCCCCGCCAGCTGTTCGCCAGCCGCAGGGCCTGCTGGGGGCTGACCCCCTTCAGGAGATCGGGGTTGGGGGCGGGGGAGAGCTGCTGCGCGAACGCCAGGGTGCCCAGCAGGGTGGCGGTCAGGATCATCGCGGGGGTCGGGTGCATATCAGTCGCCTCTGGGGTCAAGGTAGCGGCGCTGCGTTAAGGCAGTGTTTCGCTCGCCGGGGGGGCGCTCCCCCGGACCCCCGACTTGAGGTCACGACACGGTCAGCCCCCGGTCCTGCGGCGCTGAAAGCGGCTGTCGCTCGGCGTCCGGAGCCGTTGGGAGCCGATATGGATGCCGGTGGATAGGCTGCCCTGACCCCCCGGAACTCCGACCGGACTCACCGGGCGGCGAAGCTGCTTTCCGCGATCAGCCCGGATGGACCATCAACCCACGCGCCGTCGGCAGGCACAAGGGCAAAGATGCGGCGGCTGAGCAATGCCCCGAACCCATACCCAGGTGAGCCGTGGCGACCCACGCGCACCGCAGCCTCACCTGCCCAGGGGTGGTTCGGGCTCTCGGCGGCCAGGGGGTCTGCGTGGAGGGAATGATAGACTCGGATTGATGAGTGTCGTCGCCCTGCCGGAAGCGCGGACCCTGACGGTCCTCAAGGCCCTCGCCAACGACATCCGCTACGAGATCGTCCGCATCCTGGCTCGCGGAGAGCGCTGTGTCTGCGACCTGGAAGCCGCCCTGGACCTTCCCCAGAGCAAGGTCTCCTACCACCTCGCCGCCCTGCGCGACGCGGGGCTGGTGGCGGGGGAGCAGCGCGGCAAGAACAGCTACTACCGCTTGCTGCCCGGGCCGCTGTACCTCCTCGGCGGGGAGTTACTGCGCGACCTCTACCTGTCCGACCTCCCCGAGACGTATCAACCTGGACCGGTGTGTTAGCGTGCGGGCATGCCCCGCGTCCTGATCCTATGCACCCACAACTCCGCGCGCTCCCAGATGGCCGAGGCCCTGACCCGCGACGCCGCGCGACGGGCTGGGCTCGACCTGGAGGTGTACTCCGCGGGCACCGAGGCCACCCGCGTGAAGGACGAGGCCAGGACCGTGATGCAGGAGATCGGGCTGAGCCTGGACGGGCACAGCAGCAAGACCCTGCACGACGTGCCCGACCCCCAGAACTTCGACTACGTCATCACGGTGTGTGACAGCGCCGCGGAAGCCTGTCCGGTCTACCCCGGCAGGACCCAGCGTCGGCATTACCCGTTCGTGGACCCCAGCGGCGGCGGCCTGGAGCGCTGGCGCGAGGTGCGGGGCCAGCTGAAAACCCAGCTTGAGGCCTTCGTGCAGGCGCTTGGAGAGGGCCGGCCCGTTCCCGAGAGCTACGAAGAGAGCCCTGCCGTAGACGCGAAGTAACCGATGCTGCTCGCCGTTCTGATTTTCCTGCTGACCCTGGTGCTGGTGATCTGGCAACCGAAGCTGAAGTGGCAACCCGGTGGCCTGGGGATCGGGTGGAGCGCGTCGCTAGGGGCGCTGCTCGCCCTGCTCACGGGGGTGGTGGGCGTGTCCGATATCCCTGTGGTCTGGGACATCGTCTGGAACGCGACCATCACCTTTGTCGCGCTGATCGTCATCAGCCTGATCCTCGACGAGGCCGGATTCTTCCGCTGGGCCGCCCTGCATGTCGCCCGTTGGGGTGGCGGGCGCGGACGGTTGTTGTTCCCGCTGGTCATCCTGCTCGGGGCGGCCGTCAGCGCCCTGTTCGCCAACGACGGTACCGCGCTGATCCTCACGCCTATCGTGCTGGCCATGCTCCTGGCGCTGGGCTTCGGACCCGCGGCCACGCTCGCGTTTATCCTGGCCACCGGCTTTATCGCAGACAGCGCCAGCCTGCCGCTGGTCATCAGCAACCTGGTCAACATCGTCAGCGCCGACTACTTCGGTCTCAGCTTCGGGGACTATGCCTCGGTGATGGTTCCGGTGAGCCTCGCGGCGGTCCTGGCGAGTCTCGCCGTCCTGTACGGGATGTTCCGGCGTGACCTGCCGGGGCGTTACGACCCCGCCACGCTGGAGGCCCCCGCGAGTGCCATCCGGGACCCGAACGTCTTCAAGGTGGGCTGGATCGTGCTGGCGGTGCTACTGGCCGGATACTTCGCGGCTGGTCCCCTGGGCGTCCCCGTGAGTGTGGTGGCCGTGCTGGGCGCCGCGCTGCTGTGGACCGTGGCCGCCCGTGGCCACACGGTCAGTACCCGCAAGGTTCTGAGGGGGGCACCCTGGCAGATCGTCATTTTCTCGCTGGGCATGTACCTCGTGGTTTATGGCCTGCGCAACGCCGGGTTGACCGACCTGCTGGCGGGTTTGCTCGACCGCCTCGCCGCTGGGGGCCTCTGGACCGCGACCCTCGGTACCGGCGTCCTGACCGCCTTCCTGGCCAGCGTGATGAACAACATGCCCAGCGTCCTGATCGGTGCCCTGGCCATCGACGCGAGCGGGGCGACGGGGACGGTGAAGCAGGGCATGATCTACGCGAACGTCGTCGGCAACGACCTGGGGCCGAAGATCACGCCGATTGGCAGCCTCGCCACCCTGCTGTGGCTGCATGTGCTGGCGAGTGGGGGCGTCCGGATCAGCTGGGGGCAGTACTTCCGGGTGGGCCTCGTCCTGACGCTGCCCGTCCTGCTGGTCACGCTGGTGGCCCTGGCCTGGCGGCTCTCGTGATCAAGGGGAAACGGGATGCCCACCCCTGACGTGATCGTAGTCGGCGCGGGGCAGGCGGGCCTGGCCGTGGCCCGGGAGCTGAGCCGGACAGCGCTGAGCTTCAGCGTGCTTGACGCTCAGGACCGGCCGGGAGCAGCGTGGCGGCACGCCTGGGACTCGCTCAGGCTGTTCTCGCCCGCGCGCTGGAGTTCGCTGCCCGGGTTCCTGATGCCCGGCGGCGAGGGCGAGTACCCCCAGCGTGACGAGGTGATCGCCTACCTCGCCGAGTACGAGCGGCGCTACGGTCTGCCCGTCGAGCGCCCCGTTCGGGTACGAGCGGTGACCCGGGACAGCGAGGGGTTCCGGCTGGAGACCAGCCAGCGAACGTACTCCACGCGCTTCCTGGTGAGCGCGACCGGCACCTGGGAGGCCCCCTTCATCCCGGATATCCCGGGGCGCGAGCAGTTCGGCGGAACGCAGGTACA is a window encoding:
- a CDS encoding arsenic transporter is translated as MLLAVLIFLLTLVLVIWQPKLKWQPGGLGIGWSASLGALLALLTGVVGVSDIPVVWDIVWNATITFVALIVISLILDEAGFFRWAALHVARWGGGRGRLLFPLVILLGAAVSALFANDGTALILTPIVLAMLLALGFGPAATLAFILATGFIADSASLPLVISNLVNIVSADYFGLSFGDYASVMVPVSLAAVLASLAVLYGMFRRDLPGRYDPATLEAPASAIRDPNVFKVGWIVLAVLLAGYFAAGPLGVPVSVVAVLGAALLWTVAARGHTVSTRKVLRGAPWQIVIFSLGMYLVVYGLRNAGLTDLLAGLLDRLAAGGLWTATLGTGVLTAFLASVMNNMPSVLIGALAIDASGATGTVKQGMIYANVVGNDLGPKITPIGSLATLLWLHVLASGGVRISWGQYFRVGLVLTLPVLLVTLVALAWRLS
- a CDS encoding DUF305 domain-containing protein yields the protein MPFQPLLIPLAALTLAGAPALAQMDHSQHGRPASTSAAPHVMTDLDALAPLSGKAFDRAYLSMMIGHHQGAIDMARAVQGKVKDPQVKGWVANVIRDQTSEIRDMTAWLKTLGGTDTRMQAMMATGMKGMVTPLRAAKDPDRAFVQGMLPHHASALDMANLALQKSGDARVLRLSRDIIKAQADEMYAFKGWLARR
- a CDS encoding helix-turn-helix transcriptional regulator, which produces MSVVALPEARTLTVLKALANDIRYEIVRILARGERCVCDLEAALDLPQSKVSYHLAALRDAGLVAGEQRGKNSYYRLLPGPLYLLGGELLRDLYLSDLPETYQPGPVC
- a CDS encoding response regulator transcription factor, with protein sequence MARILIVDDDPAILEILGAYLRAEGHTVLEAADGPSGQDRLAGADLAVLDWMLPGLSGLELAREQRRAHPDFPILLLTARGEEEDKLRGLEVGADDYVTKPFSPREVVARVRALLRRARLHDRVSAGGLHLDERTRTATLDGEGLSLTRLEFDLLLTLARHPGFVWSRDRLLERVWGPDFPGVERVVDVHMAGLRRKLGENPEQPRFIETLRGVGYRFRDEA
- a CDS encoding DUF305 domain-containing protein encodes the protein MKSSLSFRPPLVWLAAALTLGAAGATLGQGSFTPMGGPGMMGPGMGHMGVGMVAAVTSESAYLAGMIPHHQEAINAAQVLLAGTRRPELRAFARQIIATQTAETEQMQRWLRAWYPDAAPRPAPGPMMRDLRGLTGDALDRAFLADMPLHHMGAIMMSQQLLARNLVRHPEVRPFALSIARTQHEENFQMMRWRAEWFGGRGRMMW
- a CDS encoding CueP family metal-binding protein, yielding MHPTPAMILTATLLGTLAFAQQLSPAPNPDLLKGVSPQQALRLANSWRGQGGLQSYVTSGAVHFTFPDGRKRAVALPRAQMVVAIAPYIHQTHPCKTHFTSGCQGELVNTPVNVHVTTPSGKTVLRKTVRTLDNGFLEVWLPRGQRYNVTLTAQGRTTRGTLATLPGSDTCVTTLRLR
- a CDS encoding cell wall metabolism sensor histidine kinase WalK; the encoded protein is MKLFPRLFLGHLLVVLVALGALLLVAELTAPSFYRHHVEQMVTLLGPEGRELRPDLERGMRQTLNRALLAALPFAVVGAAMTSWLTSRRIVRSVQLLGEGSRDLAGGHYRRRLPETGRDELTDLAHNFNVMAGSLERVDQDRVALIGNVGHELRTPLAALRGYTEAITDGVMPPERAALAIRREVRAMERLARDLSLVSRVEAGRVELHPTAFSARSLLEAAAERFGEAYAGRGVTLTVREEPDAGPVRADPERALQVLSNLLSNALRHTPPGGQVTLAAEPAGERVRFRVQDTGHGIGPEHLARIFERFYRADPARTRGEGSGVGLTIARGLAQQMGGEMDVESGPSGSVFFFFLPRVTGASPPGGNAEGRHDEA
- a CDS encoding arsenate reductase ArsC, whose protein sequence is MPRVLILCTHNSARSQMAEALTRDAARRAGLDLEVYSAGTEATRVKDEARTVMQEIGLSLDGHSSKTLHDVPDPQNFDYVITVCDSAAEACPVYPGRTQRRHYPFVDPSGGGLERWREVRGQLKTQLEAFVQALGEGRPVPESYEESPAVDAK